Part of the Arthrobacter gengyunqii genome is shown below.
CGCGGCTCAGCGCCCTGGGCGTCCGGTTCACCGGTCCGCCGTCCACTGATGCGATGGGAACCCAGGCCGTGTTCGACGACGGCTGCGGAAACTACATCCAGCTGCATCAGGACTAGGTCCGATCCGGCCCGGCCGGCCTAACCCGAGCCTGCGCCGCTGCCAAGAGCCTTAGTGCTCGCCGAGGCGTGGTTTGAGCCGGGACTCCTCCAGATCCAGCAGACGCTGGGCGTCCGCCAGGGTGCGGGAAGGGAAATGTCCCTCCCGGCGTGCTAGCAGCAGTGCCTCCCGTTCGGCATCGACGACGGCGCGGCGCAGTTCACGGTACTGGAGCTGGGGCGTGGCTGAAGTGCCGGCGCCCAGCGCCTTGACGCGTTCCCATGCCAGTTCGCTGCGCAGGAAGGTGCTCTGACGCACCCGTTCCACCACGTCCGGGTCAACCTCCACCTCCACATTCAGGCAGGCATTGGGGTTTTCCAGCACCCTAAGGCCCGCGTCGCTGATCTGGTCCAGAAGGGTTGCCAGATCGCGCTGGTCCTCCGTGGCGTTGCGCCCGCGGACACCCAGGATCCGGATGACCCAGGGGAGGGTTCCGCCCTGCAGCAGGAGGGTCACCACGGCCACTGTGAAGGCGATGAGGACCAGCTGCTCCCGGTAGGGAGTCGCTTCCGGCAGGGACTGGGCCGCGGCCAGCGTTACCACGCCGCGCATTCCGGACCAGCCGATGACGGCGCCTCCGCGCCAGTCCAGTCCTTCGCTGCGGAGCTGCGCGACGTCCGCCCGGCGCCTGCGGTACAGCTCTTCACCACGGGTATGGCGGCGTTGGGTGCGCGCATCGGCCAGCCCCCTGGCCTTCATGCTGTCCAGAGCTGTCCGGAAGCGGTTGGTGCGGCGCTCCTGATATCCCACCTTGGCCCGCAGGAACAGAATCAGGGGACCCATCCAGGCGAAGCGGATCACGATCAGCAGAGCGGTGACACCCAGGCCGATTCCAACTGATTCCCGGACGGTCAGCAGGGCGGGATCGACGTTTTCCACCAAATAGCGGATCTCCAGACCCATCAGCAGGAAGACGCCGTTTTCCAGGAGGAACTGGACGGTGTGCCAGTTGACGCTGTCGTTGATCCGCGCCTGCGCACTGAAGGCCGCACCCGCCCGATGACCCGTGTACAGGCCGGCCACCACCACGGCCAGGACGCCGGAGGCGCCCAGTTCCTCCGCCGGAATGAACGCCAGGAACGGAACCACAAACGAGATGGCCGTGTCCAGCACCGGGTCGTGAAGCTTGGAACGGATGAACACCGTAGCGAATCCCACCAGCAGGCCGACGGCGACGGCGGCCACCACGGCAAAACCGAAGTCCGCGACTCCGTCCCAGACGCTGGCCAGACCACCGGCGCTGGCCGCAATTGCCGAGCGCAGCAGCACCAGTGCGGTGGCGTCATTGACCAGCCCCTCGCCCTCCAGCACCGTCACCAGGCGCGGCGGCAGGCCGAGCTTCTTTCCAATCGACGTGGCGGCTACGGCATCCGGCGGGCTGACCACTGCGCCCAGCGCGACGGCGGCGGCAAAGTTCAGATCCGGCAGCAGGACGAACAGTAAAGACCCGGTGGCGAACGCGGAGAATAGGACCAGAAACACCGACAAGCTGGAAATGGCACCGAAGTTGCGTCGGAAATCCATCACCGGAACGTTGACGGCTGCGGCATAGAGCAGCGGGGGCAGCACGCCCATCAGGATGACGTCGTGCGGAACCGTGAACGTTGGCAGACCCGGCAGATAGGACAGGCCGAGCCCGACCACCACCAGGATCAGCGGCGCGGCGATGCCGAGCCGCTTGGAAAATGCGGCGACGGTGACTATGAGAGCCACGCCGATGACAGCTAACAGGGCTAATTCCACAACTC
Proteins encoded:
- a CDS encoding cation:proton antiporter: MGVVELALLAVIGVALIVTVAAFSKRLGIAAPLILVVVGLGLSYLPGLPTFTVPHDVILMGVLPPLLYAAAVNVPVMDFRRNFGAISSLSVFLVLFSAFATGSLLFVLLPDLNFAAAVALGAVVSPPDAVAATSIGKKLGLPPRLVTVLEGEGLVNDATALVLLRSAIAASAGGLASVWDGVADFGFAVVAAVAVGLLVGFATVFIRSKLHDPVLDTAISFVVPFLAFIPAEELGASGVLAVVVAGLYTGHRAGAAFSAQARINDSVNWHTVQFLLENGVFLLMGLEIRYLVENVDPALLTVRESVGIGLGVTALLIVIRFAWMGPLILFLRAKVGYQERRTNRFRTALDSMKARGLADARTQRRHTRGEELYRRRRADVAQLRSEGLDWRGGAVIGWSGMRGVVTLAAAQSLPEATPYREQLVLIAFTVAVVTLLLQGGTLPWVIRILGVRGRNATEDQRDLATLLDQISDAGLRVLENPNACLNVEVEVDPDVVERVRQSTFLRSELAWERVKALGAGTSATPQLQYRELRRAVVDAEREALLLARREGHFPSRTLADAQRLLDLEESRLKPRLGEH